The following coding sequences lie in one Rutidosis leptorrhynchoides isolate AG116_Rl617_1_P2 chromosome 4, CSIRO_AGI_Rlap_v1, whole genome shotgun sequence genomic window:
- the LOC139841491 gene encoding uncharacterized protein produces the protein MGSMQILNAIKAKVEVPKVMAKGLQFVEVYVRGNRVRALVDTGATHNFVSTEEAKRLGIKEIKEGGMMKTIGEWEGTIDLSVMPIDDFKLVLGMEFLDKKGYNKNETCYLAIARQETAEEKGKLEVPKEIEKVLDEFKDVMPKELPRKLPPRREIDHAIELEPGSKPPSKAPYRMPPPELEELQR, from the exons ATGGGATCGATGCAAATACTCAACGCTATCAAGGCCAAGGTGGAGGTACCCAAAGTaatggctaaaggactccaattcgtgGAAGTTTATGTTCGAGGAAACCGGGTACGAGCTTTGGTAGATACGGGAGCTACTCATAACTTTGTCTCCACCGAGGAAGCTAAGAGATTGGGGATTAAAGAGATAAAGGAGGGCGgaatgatgaagacg attggagaatgggaaggaacgATTGATCTATCGGTCATGCCTATAGACGACTTCAAGttagtacttgggatggagttcctagataag aagggaTACAACAAGAATGAGACTTGCTATTTAGCTATAGCAAGGCAAGAGACGGCCGAAGAaaagggaaaactagaggtaccTAAGGAGATTGAGAAAgtccttgatgagttcaaggatgtcatgcctAAGGAGTTACCAAGGAAGCTACCACCTAGGAGAGAGATAGACCATGCgatcgagttggagccgggatcaaaaccaccttccaaagcccctTACCGAATGCCTCCACCCGAGTTGGAGGAGTTGCAGAGATAA